The Vibrio ishigakensis genome has a window encoding:
- a CDS encoding GNAT family N-acetyltransferase yields the protein MTGISIRRAEARDAEAIRDIYAGENAYSGTLQLPNPSLELWEKRVSNIPDNVYAFVAEVEGEIVGHLGMEVCPNPRRRHVASFGMGVKDAFLGQGVGSALVATMVDLADNWLNLLRIELTVFVDNKAALGLYSKFGFEIEGESEAYAFRDGEYVSVYHMARIKTNQ from the coding sequence ATGACAGGGATTAGTATACGCCGAGCCGAAGCACGGGATGCTGAGGCAATTCGCGACATCTACGCAGGGGAGAACGCCTATTCAGGCACCTTGCAACTTCCTAACCCTTCTCTCGAGCTTTGGGAAAAGCGCGTTTCTAACATTCCAGACAACGTGTATGCCTTTGTTGCAGAGGTAGAAGGCGAGATAGTGGGTCATCTGGGTATGGAAGTCTGCCCGAACCCAAGGCGTCGTCATGTGGCTTCTTTTGGTATGGGCGTTAAAGACGCGTTTCTTGGACAAGGGGTTGGCAGCGCCTTGGTGGCAACTATGGTCGACCTAGCTGACAACTGGCTAAACCTTCTAAGAATTGAGCTCACAGTATTTGTGGATAACAAAGCTGCTTTGGGTCTTTACAGTAAGTTTGGCTTTGAGATAGAGGGCGAATCTGAGGCATACGCCTTCCGAGATGGAGAATACGTCAGTGTTTATCACATGGCCAGAATCAAGACTAATCAATAG
- a CDS encoding trypsin-like serine protease, with protein MRKAVSVACLLLGSMHAGVGLANSGSNSTYIVNGINVSIDDFPSFASLYFDQLDTSGLYQNYCGATILDAYHVLTAAHCVEGDSYYYTYTSVAPQVQNELQVLNGSVGLYRASEFYYPDGFRDSEALSWPDDIAIIKLEEPLEVDPSEYVTLASPSDIASYDFIGTEMFVIGHGFTTDGSDDSNVLQGTFQTLLSASQCRSAGINSRQLCLQGDFNSETRLRNSTCGGDSGGPLYWNRGGQYIQVGITSFGPSDCGDPSADYSSAYTEVAEYRDWINRVLNGFEVPKIVVTQENRDNFVRAEEETISSGDDSGGSLGWFGLTALAMFAWRRRKH; from the coding sequence ATGCGTAAAGCAGTTTCCGTAGCTTGTTTATTGTTAGGCTCGATGCATGCTGGTGTCGGCCTAGCTAACAGTGGAAGCAATTCCACCTATATCGTCAATGGCATCAACGTCTCGATTGATGACTTTCCCTCTTTTGCCAGCCTCTATTTCGATCAATTAGATACTTCTGGTCTCTATCAAAACTACTGCGGTGCCACCATACTAGACGCCTATCATGTACTGACTGCTGCCCATTGTGTCGAGGGTGATAGCTACTATTACACCTACACCTCGGTCGCTCCTCAGGTACAGAACGAGCTTCAGGTTTTAAACGGTAGCGTTGGTTTGTATCGTGCCAGCGAATTTTATTACCCTGATGGTTTTCGAGATAGCGAGGCGCTGAGTTGGCCTGATGATATCGCCATTATTAAGCTTGAAGAGCCGTTAGAGGTCGACCCGAGTGAGTATGTCACCCTTGCCAGTCCTTCGGACATTGCCTCTTATGATTTTATCGGCACCGAGATGTTCGTCATCGGTCACGGTTTCACCACCGACGGCTCTGATGACTCCAATGTTCTGCAGGGCACTTTTCAAACTCTGCTAAGTGCAAGTCAATGCCGCTCAGCCGGGATCAACAGTCGACAGCTCTGCCTACAGGGAGACTTTAACTCTGAAACACGCTTGAGAAACTCTACCTGTGGTGGTGACTCAGGTGGACCGCTTTATTGGAACCGTGGCGGGCAGTATATCCAGGTCGGGATAACCAGTTTTGGACCATCTGACTGTGGCGACCCAAGCGCTGATTATTCGTCTGCCTACACCGAGGTGGCTGAGTATCGAGATTGGATTAACCGTGTATTAAACGGTTTTGAAGTACCTAAGATAGTGGTGACCCAAGAAAACCGCGACAACTTCGTACGGGCAGAGGAAGAGACAATCTCTAGCGGTGACGATAGTGGTGGTAGTTTGGGATGGTTCGGTCTTACAGCCTTAGCTATGTTCGCTTGGAGACGCCGCAAGCACTAG